A genomic window from Nematostella vectensis chromosome 9, jaNemVect1.1, whole genome shotgun sequence includes:
- the LOC116616314 gene encoding uncharacterized protein LOC116616314: MATTRGVLLIILHLLKRSPLTLASQNSTHQACIPLKGTPLEGCLFAGYNTTYSIPTSIRLSDAAESRIRNFISALLKMITQCSAAQIGEVVFCSEFAPYCRETDDGPFLPCRRVCSEYLKRCEGTVGQYFLEFSVGMCSLLPNDTASSGKCYEPPGFDRYHNVTTTGLLEGDCAPLIFPVCDDVGYKHSAISIATQSKVYQMYYGKAFTNTSADRSASPGSYMGKLLQFIDTHPKCSYNLKQLFCADHFPPCFPEEGFALYTLCRPLCKQLAVHCPDLLQTPSYIRVISECDIRTVDGNSSSGFCKQTKWPPPVRWLQWFQDPLTQSPPTAHHTPVAPAISTTVIIIAVILPVVLVAMFLLAVLAWRQHRLPTICLRGQDKKELVT, translated from the exons ATGGCAACGACACGCGGAGTTCTCCTGATCATCCTCCATCTTCTAAAACGTTCTCCCCTCACTCTCGCCTCACAGAACAGCACCCATCAGGCGTGCATCCCTCTGAAAGGTACTCCCCTCGAGGGCTGTCTCTTCGCAGGCTACAACACCACTTACTCAATCCCAACTTCCATAAGGCTCTCGGACGCGGCGGAGTCACGAATCAGAAACTTCATCTCAGCTCTTCTAAAAATGATCACACAGTGCTCTGCCGCTCAAATCGGAGAGGTGGTGTTTTGCTCGGAGTTCGCGCCGTACTGTAGGGAGACAGATGACGGGCCGTTCTTGCCGTGCCGTAGGGTATGCTCGGAGTACCTCAAGCGGTGTGAAGGTACAGTTGGGCAGTACTTCCTGGAGTTTAGTGTCGGCATGTGCTCGCTGCTTCCTAATGACACGGCTTCGTCAGGCAAGTGCTATGAACCTCCGGGATTTGACCGCTATCATAACGTTACAACAACAG GTTTGCTCGAGGGAGACTGTGCTCCACTGATCTTCCCAGTTTGTGATGACGTAGGCTACAAACACTCTGCGATCTCCATAGCAACGCAAAGCAAAGTATATCAAATGTATTATGGCAAAGCCTTTACGAACACGTCTGCAGACAGATCGGCAAGCCCTGGGAGTTACATGGGAAAGCTACTGCAGTTCATAGATACACATCCAAAATGCTCTTATAACCTAAAGCAGTTGTTTTGCGCGGACCATTTCCCACCATGCTTTCCGGAAGAGGGCTTTGCGTTGTACACACTGTGTAGACCGCTGTGCAAGCAGCTTGCCGTCCACTGCCCAGACCTTCTCCAAACTCCATCCTACATCCGGGTCATCAGCGAGTGTGACATCAGAACAGTGGACGGTAACTCATCGAGTGGATTTTGTAAACAGACAAAATGGCCGCCGCCGGTGCGTTGGTTGCAATGGTTTCAAG ACCCTTTGACCCAGTCTCCTCCGACCGCACACCACACACCAGTTGCGCCCGCGATCAGTACCACAGTGATAATCATAGCGGTAATATTACCCGTCGTTCTTGTCGCTATGTTCCTGTTGGCCGTTTTGGCCTGGAGACAACACAGGCTACCCACCATTTGCCTGCGCGGACAGGATAAAAAGGAACTGGTGACATAA